The Paenibacillus macerans genome includes a window with the following:
- a CDS encoding carbohydrate ABC transporter permease yields the protein MKWNRWRGAVGYAVMILSSLVMLTPFLTTLFNSLKSYAQYTQVPPEWIPSPVQWSNYAEVWKMGPFGQYTLNSAIITVLSVVGALISCSMVAFAFARLKFPLKNTLFLVVLGTMMIPPVVLIIPQFVIFKSLHMLDTLTPLWIIEWLAQPFGIFLMRQAFLGIPRDYEESARLDGCNPFQIYLRIFVPMCKPTFATLAVFTFMTKWNEILSPAIFLTSKENFTLPIGILSMAGQWSGNEQYMVAAALMSLIPILLVFLFAEKYFVQGSNSAGIK from the coding sequence ATGAAATGGAACCGTTGGCGGGGCGCCGTGGGATATGCGGTGATGATATTAAGCTCGCTGGTGATGCTAACGCCTTTTTTGACCACGCTGTTTAATTCCTTGAAAAGTTATGCCCAATATACACAGGTGCCCCCGGAATGGATTCCTTCGCCCGTGCAGTGGAGCAATTATGCCGAAGTGTGGAAAATGGGGCCGTTCGGGCAGTATACGCTGAACAGCGCCATCATCACGGTGTTGTCGGTCGTTGGCGCGCTGATTTCCTGCTCTATGGTGGCGTTCGCTTTTGCCAGACTGAAATTTCCTTTGAAAAACACGCTGTTCCTCGTCGTGCTCGGGACGATGATGATTCCGCCGGTCGTGCTCATTATTCCGCAGTTTGTCATCTTCAAATCGCTGCATATGCTGGATACGCTGACCCCGCTGTGGATTATCGAATGGCTGGCCCAGCCGTTCGGGATCTTCCTGATGCGTCAGGCCTTCCTCGGCATCCCCCGCGATTACGAGGAGTCCGCCCGGCTCGACGGCTGCAACCCGTTCCAGATTTACCTGCGCATCTTTGTGCCGATGTGCAAACCGACCTTCGCGACGCTGGCGGTGTTCACGTTTATGACGAAGTGGAACGAAATTTTGTCCCCGGCGATCTTCCTCACCTCCAAAGAAAACTTCACCCTGCCGATCGGCATTTTGTCCATGGCCGGCCAATGGTCGGGAAACGAGCAGTACATGGTCGCCGCCGCGCTGATGAGCCTGATCCCGATCCTGCTCGTGTTTTTGTTCGCGGAGAAATATTTTGTGCAGGGCAGCAACTCTGCGGGGATTAAGTAG
- a CDS encoding carbohydrate ABC transporter permease, with product MLKKTETVRTEGGQKSARVRPKRLNNDGQWGLLMVTPYLVHFIVFVLGSLLASLYFSFSKYDILNPPQWTGLDNYRKLLSEPVFWKALGNTVYFTVLFVPLQTVLALILAVALNQKLKGLKFFRLAHFLPVISSWTVIMYVSDAVFNPRFGFANALLQTIGLTPQKWLQDEHLVIPLLVLIAVWKGIGYIMVIYLAGLQNVPSDVYEAAEIDGAGTLQKFRRITVPLISGTTFLVLIMSTISTFQAFEQIYVMTGGALDASSAGGPNKASLVLMIYLYQEGFSFLRMGYASAIAWVLFVILFLLTVVQMSLQKKWVHYE from the coding sequence ATGTTGAAAAAAACGGAAACCGTGCGGACCGAAGGCGGGCAGAAGTCCGCCCGCGTCCGCCCAAAACGGCTTAACAACGACGGCCAATGGGGACTCCTGATGGTGACCCCTTATCTCGTGCATTTTATCGTGTTTGTGCTGGGCTCGCTGCTCGCTTCTTTGTATTTCAGCTTTTCTAAGTACGATATTTTGAACCCGCCGCAGTGGACGGGGCTGGACAATTACCGGAAGCTGCTAAGTGAGCCGGTGTTTTGGAAAGCGCTGGGGAACACCGTTTATTTTACGGTTTTGTTCGTGCCGCTGCAGACGGTGCTGGCATTGATTTTGGCCGTGGCGCTGAACCAGAAGCTCAAAGGGCTGAAGTTTTTTCGGCTGGCGCATTTTTTGCCGGTGATCTCCTCCTGGACGGTCATCATGTACGTGTCCGACGCAGTGTTCAATCCGCGGTTCGGCTTTGCCAACGCGCTGCTGCAAACCATCGGCCTGACGCCGCAAAAATGGCTGCAGGATGAGCATCTCGTCATTCCGCTGCTCGTGCTGATCGCGGTGTGGAAGGGGATCGGCTACATTATGGTCATATACCTGGCGGGTCTGCAGAACGTCCCTTCCGATGTCTATGAAGCCGCGGAAATCGACGGCGCGGGCACGCTGCAAAAGTTCCGCCGGATCACGGTGCCGCTGATCTCGGGCACAACGTTTCTGGTGCTGATCATGAGCACGATTTCGACGTTTCAGGCGTTCGAGCAAATTTACGTCATGACCGGCGGGGCGCTGGACGCTTCGTCCGCGGGCGGTCCGAACAAGGCCAGCCTGGTGCTGATGATCTACCTGTATCAGGAAGGTTTCTCGTTCCTGCGCATGGGCTACGCCTCGGCGATCGCCTGGGTGCTGTTCGTCATCCTGTTTTTGCTGACGGTCGTACAAATGTCGCTGCAGAAAAAGTGGGTGCATTACGAATGA
- a CDS encoding alginate lyase family protein, which yields MLPNDTAAGKKALEARRFYWKEEDRGFIADACRKHWPEEVREVIHRAELACRNTFIFTHRWDMERCEEEVVFPGRIDWNYRHRGDLEWLVMLNRARYMGELGQAYWLTGEERFAEGYIRLLKDWMTQNPLTEEEVRASANRAYNVKDTWRKLDSGIRITHWLKGYYCVRVSGLWGKEEEALFKEAVRRHGMYLSLAYTPHDRQSNWGFLETNGLFQLALLFPEVEGADERLRTAIRRLEEMCPLQVFEDGLHNEQCSMYHHEVLHCLFESVWLGELNGVPLPPVLKDTLNRMYTASLALVQPNGRQPALSDSDATDIRDVLARGAVLFGRGDLKSQGYETLDYEGIWFFGPKGFAGYERLPARDPEFVSIGLEQSGYVFMRSDWRRSARYLTFDAGHMDVIRAHGHDDLLHINLFAYGREFLTDPGRCTYMENAYRQYFKESLQHNTLSVDGRTVSTYVDSWKWRDPARPLDAWRRLTPEYNYAQAGHDGYWRLPHPVQVLRQILFVKPDYWIVVDTCRAHGETVHDYRLPFHFAEGLEVSFEEDGLAKACSPNGSGPLLRLIPLGQVKMEAEPCWISRNYNEKTFSSRLVFRQKGSGFTKFVTVLYPARTAEEAAPSVRELEVLDSYGSKVAPHLATALSVAREGEDGGEDAVLFSHQGPRGYRFAGVHLSGDVLLVRKSAALGDSVRTYTVKV from the coding sequence ATTGGCCGGAGGAAGTGCGGGAGGTGATTCACCGTGCCGAACTGGCCTGCCGGAACACGTTTATTTTCACCCATCGCTGGGATATGGAGCGCTGCGAGGAGGAGGTCGTGTTTCCGGGACGGATCGACTGGAATTACCGCCACCGTGGCGACCTGGAGTGGCTGGTGATGCTGAACCGGGCGAGATATATGGGCGAGCTGGGGCAAGCCTATTGGCTCACCGGGGAAGAGCGGTTTGCGGAAGGCTATATTCGCTTGCTGAAGGATTGGATGACGCAAAACCCGCTGACTGAGGAAGAAGTGCGGGCCAGCGCTAACCGGGCCTATAACGTAAAAGACACCTGGCGCAAGCTGGACAGCGGCATCCGGATCACGCACTGGTTGAAGGGGTACTATTGCGTCCGCGTCTCCGGGCTTTGGGGGAAAGAGGAGGAGGCGTTGTTCAAGGAAGCGGTCCGCCGGCACGGCATGTACCTGAGTCTCGCCTATACGCCGCATGATAGACAGAGCAATTGGGGGTTTTTGGAGACGAACGGTTTGTTTCAGCTGGCGTTGCTGTTCCCCGAGGTTGAAGGTGCGGACGAGCGGCTGAGGACGGCGATCCGGCGGCTTGAAGAGATGTGCCCGCTGCAGGTGTTCGAAGACGGGCTGCATAACGAGCAGTGCAGCATGTACCACCACGAGGTGCTGCACTGTCTGTTCGAGTCGGTGTGGCTCGGGGAGTTGAACGGTGTGCCGCTGCCGCCCGTCCTGAAGGACACCTTGAACCGGATGTACACCGCTTCGCTGGCGCTCGTGCAGCCGAACGGGCGTCAGCCGGCCTTAAGCGACAGCGACGCGACGGACATCCGCGATGTGCTGGCGCGAGGCGCGGTTTTGTTTGGGCGCGGTGATTTGAAGTCGCAAGGGTACGAAACTCTCGATTATGAAGGAATTTGGTTTTTCGGCCCCAAAGGCTTCGCCGGTTACGAGCGGCTTCCGGCCCGGGATCCGGAATTTGTCTCAATAGGGCTGGAGCAAAGCGGCTATGTCTTTATGCGCAGCGACTGGCGCCGCTCGGCCCGCTATTTGACGTTCGACGCCGGGCATATGGACGTGATCCGGGCGCACGGACACGACGACCTGCTGCATATCAATTTGTTCGCCTACGGCCGGGAGTTCCTGACCGATCCCGGGCGCTGCACGTACATGGAAAATGCGTACCGCCAATATTTCAAGGAGTCGCTTCAGCACAATACGTTGTCCGTCGACGGCAGGACCGTTTCAACCTACGTGGACTCCTGGAAATGGCGGGACCCGGCCCGCCCGCTTGATGCCTGGCGGCGGCTCACGCCGGAATACAATTATGCGCAGGCAGGGCATGACGGGTACTGGCGTTTGCCGCATCCGGTGCAGGTGCTGCGGCAAATTTTGTTCGTCAAACCGGATTACTGGATCGTGGTCGATACTTGCCGGGCGCATGGCGAGACGGTGCATGACTATAGGCTCCCGTTTCATTTTGCCGAGGGGCTGGAGGTGAGCTTTGAGGAGGACGGCCTTGCCAAAGCCTGCTCCCCGAACGGAAGCGGACCTTTGCTGCGCTTGATCCCGCTGGGACAAGTGAAGATGGAAGCGGAGCCGTGCTGGATTTCCCGGAATTACAACGAGAAAACCTTCTCGAGCAGACTTGTTTTCCGGCAAAAGGGGAGCGGCTTCACCAAATTCGTGACGGTGCTGTATCCGGCCAGGACCGCTGAAGAAGCCGCGCCCTCGGTGCGGGAGCTGGAAGTGCTGGACAGCTACGGCAGCAAAGTTGCGCCGCATCTGGCTACGGCCTTATCGGTGGCGCGCGAAGGCGAAGACGGCGGGGAAGATGCGGTTTTGTTCTCCCATCAGGGGCCGCGCGGCTACCGGTTTGCCGGTGTCCATCTGAGCGGCGACGTGCTGCTGGTGCGAAAATCCGCCGCGCTCGGCGACTCCGTGCGGACCTACACCGTGAAGGTTTGA
- a CDS encoding Gfo/Idh/MocA family protein has protein sequence MACRVALIGAGIISENHLEAIVQMGPERLTAVAVADIDEAKGRAAAEKYGLAFYAGYREMIREQRPDIAIIALPHYLHEECAVFCAEHGCHLLLEKPMALSVAQCDAILAAASAAGVKLMVGHTQHYLPSNLRAKALIRSGRLGKLVAIHDTRHLPYFGGGRPCWFFEKAKAGGGIMMNLGAHSIDKIQWLTGSRIRKVKANLSYEGRFGDVEGSGVVFAETASGLGAVIVQSGYEGVAKDETELIFTGGMAKLISARGLWISRNGRYEPVAGSNRGDSADPFCLQLQDLLQAIERDAEPDCSGAYARSVIAALEAVYCSHETGVEQIVRSP, from the coding sequence ATGGCCTGCCGGGTGGCCCTGATCGGGGCGGGCATCATATCGGAAAATCATTTGGAGGCGATCGTACAGATGGGTCCGGAGCGGTTAACTGCCGTGGCCGTGGCGGATATCGATGAGGCGAAAGGCCGTGCGGCCGCGGAAAAATACGGCCTCGCCTTCTACGCCGGCTACCGGGAGATGATCCGCGAACAGCGGCCGGATATCGCGATCATTGCGCTGCCGCATTATCTGCATGAAGAATGCGCCGTTTTCTGCGCGGAGCACGGCTGCCATCTGTTGCTGGAGAAGCCGATGGCCTTGAGCGTGGCCCAGTGCGACGCGATCTTGGCCGCCGCAAGCGCGGCCGGGGTTAAGTTGATGGTCGGCCACACCCAGCATTATTTGCCGTCTAACTTGCGGGCCAAAGCCCTTATCCGCAGCGGTCGGCTAGGAAAGTTGGTGGCGATCCACGATACGCGGCACCTGCCTTATTTTGGCGGCGGCCGGCCCTGCTGGTTTTTCGAGAAGGCCAAGGCCGGAGGCGGAATCATGATGAATCTTGGCGCCCATTCGATCGACAAAATTCAGTGGCTCACCGGCAGCCGCATCCGCAAGGTAAAAGCCAACCTCAGTTATGAAGGCAGGTTCGGCGATGTGGAAGGAAGCGGCGTGGTTTTTGCGGAGACGGCAAGCGGCCTGGGGGCGGTCATCGTCCAGTCCGGGTACGAAGGCGTGGCCAAAGACGAAACCGAGCTGATCTTCACCGGCGGAATGGCGAAGTTAATTTCCGCCAGAGGGCTGTGGATCAGCCGGAACGGGCGGTATGAGCCGGTTGCGGGCAGCAATCGCGGCGATTCCGCAGACCCGTTTTGCCTCCAGCTTCAGGATTTGCTGCAGGCGATTGAGCGCGATGCGGAGCCGGACTGCTCCGGCGCTTACGCCCGGTCCGTCATCGCTGCGCTCGAAGCGGTGTACTGTTCGCATGAAACGGGGGTGGAACAAATTGTGCGAAGCCCGTAA
- a CDS encoding sugar phosphate isomerase/epimerase family protein, translating into MCEARKPHEDHQRYLVDAPPDTLGASDTQDAVCVPDTQDARCEPNGRDAACVPDTQSAPCAQNTLDTACAPNTQDTPDVPITLDMLDVPLPQISLEPGGSNMKFSLCSTGLKSLTLEEVLAACEQLGLQGAELWIGHLEDFAHRGGTSADLRRLLARHRLAVPAISDYTYFSRSDSESERDVTRISQAAEWAAAIGCPRIRTFAGHLASREASGEQWSRAFIGLDKALNACREQGVKLAVEIHNGTFADTADSLAALLGQVGQPRQIRHPRPPNQPNQPWPPGELELIYDGFNLFVDRLDPLPVLKRFYGSITHVHFKDYRWNRDNWALSKPVPVLQGDADHRSILKELRAQGYGGFISFEYFGEDVLELTRQSYAEVRDYLSRTTA; encoded by the coding sequence TTGTGCGAAGCCCGTAAGCCCCATGAAGATCACCAGCGCTATTTAGTCGATGCGCCGCCGGATACACTGGGGGCATCGGACACGCAGGATGCAGTGTGTGTACCGGACACGCAGGATGCGCGGTGTGAACCGAATGGGCGGGATGCAGCGTGTGTACCGGACACGCAGAGTGCGCCGTGTGCACAGAACACGTTGGATACAGCGTGTGCACCGAACACGCAAGATACGCCGGACGTACCAATCACGTTGGATATGCTGGATGTCCCGCTCCCCCAAATTTCCCTTGAGCCCGGCGGCAGCAACATGAAGTTCAGCCTCTGCTCGACGGGGCTGAAATCGCTGACGCTGGAGGAGGTGCTCGCCGCGTGCGAGCAGTTGGGGCTGCAAGGCGCCGAGTTGTGGATCGGCCATCTCGAAGACTTCGCGCACCGAGGCGGCACATCCGCCGATCTCCGCCGGCTCCTTGCCAGGCATCGGTTGGCCGTTCCGGCGATCAGCGATTACACGTATTTTTCCCGGAGCGACAGCGAATCCGAACGGGATGTAACCCGCATCAGCCAAGCGGCGGAGTGGGCCGCGGCGATCGGCTGCCCGCGAATCCGTACGTTCGCGGGGCACCTGGCTTCGCGGGAGGCGAGCGGCGAGCAGTGGAGCCGGGCCTTTATCGGCTTGGATAAAGCGCTAAACGCTTGCCGCGAGCAGGGAGTTAAGCTGGCGGTGGAAATCCACAACGGCACGTTCGCCGATACGGCGGACTCCCTTGCGGCGCTGCTTGGGCAAGTAGGGCAACCCAGGCAAATAAGACACCCCAGGCCACCCAACCAACCCAACCAACCCTGGCCACCCGGGGAGCTTGAGCTGATTTACGACGGCTTTAATCTGTTTGTCGACCGGCTTGATCCGCTGCCGGTGCTGAAGCGGTTTTACGGCTCCATCACGCATGTACACTTTAAGGACTACCGCTGGAACCGCGACAACTGGGCGTTAAGCAAGCCGGTTCCCGTACTGCAGGGCGATGCGGACCACCGCTCCATTTTGAAGGAGCTGCGGGCTCAAGGTTACGGCGGGTTTATTTCTTTTGAATATTTCGGGGAGGATGTTCTGGAGCTAACGCGGCAGTCGTACGCCGAAGTGAGGGATTACTTGTCCCGCACGACTGCCTGA
- a CDS encoding extracellular solute-binding protein has protein sequence MNMKRLNTKRLNSKRAGLLFTFSLLFALFISACSGGGGSGAATGNSGGPGGQAGQQNQGQKGSGGAAETVELRLGYYSSAQTDAKMQELIGKFQEKHPNIKIKTESSPYNQFFQKLDTQIAAESAPDVWLSDGVFVPKYAERGVLKDLTELIDRDLGKDDYYGLDFNKDVNGKYWGVPQGIQIAVLYYNKDMFDEAGVAYPTEDWTWDDLKAAAGKLTKDSAGAYATDAAFDKNKISQYGLTFFSITEGWMTVLKSYGGGVLDETLTKSIINTPENKRAMEWIVDGMQREWFTAPSDLKSFQSNMAPFPSKAAAMRIGIYARTIDANNAGLNYDVTLLPKGPDGKRFAPVIANSWVINKQAEGAKGDAAWEWVKYWATEDEVQNEWASLGEAVPVKKSAANSERFLSGKPDNKQAFLDSFEFAGTLDVNAVWSEWVGKFGDSVNRAFEGEIGVDEALSQADKDVQQVLDEFYKN, from the coding sequence ATGAACATGAAACGGCTGAACACCAAGCGGCTGAACAGTAAACGGGCGGGTCTTTTATTTACTTTTTCGTTGCTATTCGCACTGTTCATATCAGCCTGTTCGGGCGGCGGCGGAAGCGGGGCGGCCACGGGAAATAGCGGCGGACCGGGCGGGCAGGCCGGGCAGCAAAACCAGGGGCAGAAGGGGTCAGGCGGGGCTGCGGAAACGGTGGAGCTTCGGCTCGGGTATTATTCTTCCGCGCAGACGGACGCCAAAATGCAGGAGCTGATCGGCAAATTCCAGGAAAAGCATCCAAACATTAAGATCAAAACGGAATCTTCGCCGTACAATCAATTTTTCCAAAAGCTCGATACCCAAATCGCCGCCGAAAGCGCCCCTGATGTCTGGCTGTCCGACGGCGTGTTCGTGCCGAAGTACGCGGAGCGCGGTGTGCTCAAGGATCTGACCGAACTGATCGATCGGGATCTGGGCAAGGACGACTATTACGGGCTCGACTTCAACAAAGACGTAAACGGCAAATACTGGGGCGTCCCGCAAGGCATCCAGATCGCGGTGCTGTACTATAACAAAGACATGTTCGATGAGGCCGGCGTCGCCTACCCGACCGAGGATTGGACCTGGGATGATCTCAAGGCGGCCGCCGGAAAGCTAACGAAGGATTCCGCCGGAGCTTATGCGACCGATGCCGCTTTCGACAAAAACAAAATCAGCCAGTACGGCCTGACGTTCTTCAGCATTACCGAAGGCTGGATGACCGTGCTGAAATCGTACGGGGGCGGCGTGCTCGACGAAACGTTAACGAAGTCCATTATCAATACGCCGGAAAACAAGCGGGCGATGGAATGGATCGTCGACGGCATGCAGCGCGAATGGTTCACGGCGCCTTCGGATTTAAAAAGCTTCCAGAGCAACATGGCTCCGTTCCCGAGCAAAGCGGCGGCGATGCGGATCGGCATATACGCCCGTACGATCGACGCCAACAACGCGGGGTTGAACTACGATGTGACCCTGCTGCCGAAGGGGCCGGATGGCAAACGGTTTGCTCCGGTCATCGCCAACTCGTGGGTGATCAACAAGCAAGCGGAAGGCGCCAAAGGGGACGCGGCCTGGGAATGGGTGAAATATTGGGCGACGGAAGACGAGGTGCAAAACGAATGGGCGTCGCTCGGCGAAGCGGTTCCGGTGAAAAAATCGGCGGCCAACTCCGAGCGGTTTTTAAGCGGCAAACCCGACAACAAGCAGGCGTTCCTGGACAGCTTCGAATTCGCCGGGACGCTGGACGTCAACGCGGTCTGGAGCGAATGGGTCGGAAAGTTCGGCGACAGCGTCAACCGGGCGTTTGAAGGCGAGATCGGCGTCGACGAGGCGCTGAGCCAGGCGGATAAGGACGTGCAGCAGGTGCTGGACGAATTTTATAAGAACTAG